In one Pseudomonas sp. Bout1 genomic region, the following are encoded:
- the livH gene encoding high-affinity branched-chain amino acid ABC transporter permease LivH — protein MPEIYHFFQTLVNGMTVGSTYALIAIGYTMVYGIIGMINFAHGEVYMIGSYVAFIALAGLAMLGIHSLPLLMTAAFLASIVVTSAYGYSIERVAYRPLRGSNRLIPLISAIGMSIFLQNTVLLSQDSKDKSIPNLIPGNFSFGPGGAQEVLISYMQVLVFVVTLVAMLGLTLFISRSRLGRACRACAEDIKMANLLGINTNNIIALTFVIGAALAAVAAVLLSMQYGVINPNAGFLVGLKAFTAAVLGGIGSIPGAMLGGLVLGVAEAFGADVFGDQYKDVVAFGLLVLVLLFRPTGILGRPEVEKV, from the coding sequence ATGCCTGAGATCTATCATTTTTTCCAAACGCTGGTTAACGGCATGACCGTTGGCAGCACCTATGCCTTGATAGCCATTGGCTACACAATGGTTTACGGCATCATTGGAATGATTAACTTCGCCCATGGCGAGGTGTACATGATTGGTTCCTACGTGGCCTTCATCGCCCTTGCCGGGCTGGCCATGCTAGGTATCCATTCCCTGCCGCTGTTGATGACCGCTGCGTTCCTGGCGTCCATCGTCGTAACCAGTGCCTATGGTTACAGTATCGAACGCGTTGCGTACCGCCCCTTGCGTGGCAGCAACCGCTTGATCCCGCTGATCTCTGCGATCGGCATGTCGATTTTCCTGCAGAACACCGTACTGCTGTCCCAGGATTCCAAGGACAAATCCATTCCCAACCTGATCCCGGGGAACTTCTCCTTCGGCCCAGGTGGCGCACAAGAAGTGCTGATTTCCTACATGCAGGTCCTGGTCTTCGTCGTCACCCTGGTGGCGATGCTCGGCCTGACCCTGTTCATCTCCCGCTCCCGTCTGGGACGCGCCTGCCGGGCCTGCGCCGAAGACATCAAGATGGCCAACCTGTTGGGCATCAACACCAACAACATCATCGCCCTGACCTTCGTCATCGGTGCCGCACTGGCCGCTGTCGCCGCCGTGTTGTTGAGCATGCAGTACGGCGTGATCAACCCCAACGCCGGTTTCCTGGTGGGCCTCAAGGCCTTCACTGCGGCGGTATTGGGCGGCATCGGCAGCATTCCGGGCGCGATGCTCGGCGGGCTGGTGCTGGGTGTGGCTGAAGCCTTTGGCGCTGATGTGTTCGGCGACCAGTACAAGGACGTGGTGGCATTCGGTCTATTGGTTCTGGTGCTGTTGTTCCGGCCGACCGGCATTCTGGGCCGTCCGGAGGTTGAGAAAGTATGA
- a CDS encoding high-affinity branched-chain amino acid ABC transporter permease LivM: MSRYLKSAFFSALLVWAVAFPVLGLKLSIVGINLEVHGTGPVTLTIIALCSVLMFLRVLFTQQVGALFKGNRGPLVSPKVSQFLTLPRTQRYIIIGLIVAALIWPFFGSRGAVDIATLILIYVLLGLGLNIVVGLAGLLDLGYVGFYAVGAYTYALLSHYLGWGFWICLPLAGMAAATFGFLLGFPVLRLRGDYLAIVTLGFGEIIRLFLRNLTDITGGPNGISSIPKPTFFGLSFDRTAAEGMQTFHEYFGIDYNPVSKVVFLYLVALLLALAALFVINRLLRMPIGRAWEALREDEIACRALGMNPTIIKLSAFTLGATFAGFAGSFFAARQGLVTPESFTFIESAIILAIVVLGGMGSQLGVILAAIVMILLPEMMREFSEYRMLMFGAMMVLMMIWRPQGLLPMQRPHMELRK, from the coding sequence ATGAGCAGATATCTTAAATCGGCGTTTTTCAGCGCCTTGCTGGTCTGGGCCGTGGCCTTTCCGGTACTCGGGCTCAAGTTGAGCATTGTCGGGATCAACCTTGAAGTGCATGGCACCGGTCCGGTGACATTGACCATCATTGCCTTGTGCTCGGTGTTGATGTTCCTGCGCGTGCTGTTTACCCAGCAGGTCGGTGCCCTGTTCAAAGGCAACCGTGGCCCACTGGTGTCGCCCAAGGTCAGCCAGTTCCTGACCCTGCCGCGCACCCAGCGCTACATCATCATCGGCCTGATCGTGGCCGCGTTGATCTGGCCGTTCTTCGGTTCCCGTGGCGCGGTGGATATCGCCACCCTGATCCTGATCTACGTGTTGCTGGGCCTGGGCCTGAACATCGTGGTGGGCCTGGCCGGCTTGCTCGACCTGGGTTATGTGGGTTTCTACGCCGTGGGTGCCTATACCTACGCGCTGCTCTCGCACTACCTGGGCTGGGGCTTCTGGATCTGCCTGCCGCTGGCCGGCATGGCGGCGGCCACATTTGGCTTCCTGCTGGGCTTCCCGGTACTGCGCTTGCGTGGTGACTATTTGGCGATCGTGACCCTGGGCTTCGGCGAAATCATCCGTCTGTTCCTGCGTAACCTCACCGATATCACCGGCGGCCCCAACGGCATCAGCAGCATCCCCAAGCCGACGTTCTTCGGGCTGTCGTTCGACCGCACCGCGGCCGAAGGCATGCAGACCTTCCATGAGTACTTCGGGATCGACTACAACCCGGTGAGCAAAGTGGTGTTCCTGTACCTGGTGGCGTTGTTGCTGGCGCTGGCGGCCTTGTTCGTGATCAACCGTTTGCTGCGCATGCCGATCGGACGCGCGTGGGAAGCGCTGCGCGAAGATGAAATCGCCTGCCGTGCGTTGGGCATGAACCCGACAATCATCAAACTTTCGGCCTTCACCCTCGGGGCAACCTTCGCCGGTTTCGCCGGCAGCTTCTTTGCCGCTCGCCAGGGTTTGGTGACGCCGGAGTCGTTCACCTTCATCGAGTCGGCAATCATCCTCGCCATCGTGGTACTGGGTGGCATGGGCTCGCAGCTTGGGGTAATCCTCGCCGCGATCGTGATGATCCTGCTACCGGAAATGATGCGTGAGTTCAGCGAATACCGCATGTTGATGTTCGGCGCCATGATGGTACTGATGATGATCTGGCGCCCTCAAGGCCTGCTGCCCATGCAACGTCCACACATGGAGCTGCGCAAATGA
- a CDS encoding DUF2288 domain-containing protein: protein MTQEPSTLYAKLLGETAEISWKELEPFFAKGALLWVDAGLDLIEAAEGMAEDNRDKVAAWLAAGSLGEVSATRALDLVERGPALWAVVVSPWILIQERAA, encoded by the coding sequence ATGACGCAAGAACCTAGCACCCTCTATGCCAAGCTGCTTGGTGAAACCGCCGAAATTTCCTGGAAGGAGCTTGAGCCGTTCTTTGCCAAGGGTGCCCTATTGTGGGTCGACGCCGGGCTGGATTTGATCGAGGCCGCCGAGGGGATGGCTGAGGATAACCGTGACAAAGTCGCTGCCTGGCTGGCTGCGGGGAGCTTGGGCGAGGTGTCTGCGACGCGGGCATTGGACCTGGTTGAGCGGGGGCCGGCGCTTTGGGCGGTGGTGGTTTCGCCTTGGATTCTGATCCAGGAAAGGGCGGCGTAG
- a CDS encoding branched-chain amino acid ABC transporter substrate-binding protein, which yields MNKATKQISKLFAAMVLAGVASHSFAADTIKIGIAGPKTGPVTQYGDMQFMGAKQAIADINAKGGVDGKMLEAKEYDDACDPKQAVAVANKVVNDGVKFVVGHLCSSSTQPASDIYEDEGVIMITPAATSPEITSRGYKLIFRTIGLDSAQGPAAGNYIADHVKPKVVAVVHDKQQYGEGIATAVKQTLEKKGVKVAVFEGINAGDKDFSSLIQKLKQANVDFVYYGGYHPELGLILRQAKEKGLDAKFMGPEGVGNDSISQIAQGASEGLLVTLPKSFDTDPANKAIVEEFAKNKQDPTGPFVFPAYSAVEVIAGGITAAKSEDTAKVAAAIHAGNFKTPTGDLSFDAKGDLKDFKFVVYEWHFGKPKTEVSPQ from the coding sequence ATGAATAAGGCTACTAAGCAGATTTCCAAACTGTTTGCCGCTATGGTCCTGGCCGGGGTTGCCAGCCATTCGTTCGCAGCTGACACCATCAAGATCGGTATTGCCGGCCCTAAAACCGGCCCTGTGACCCAGTACGGCGACATGCAGTTCATGGGTGCCAAACAGGCCATCGCCGACATCAACGCCAAGGGCGGCGTCGATGGCAAAATGCTCGAAGCCAAAGAATACGACGACGCTTGCGATCCTAAACAAGCCGTGGCCGTCGCCAACAAAGTGGTCAACGACGGCGTCAAGTTCGTGGTCGGTCACCTTTGCTCCAGCTCCACTCAGCCAGCATCCGACATCTACGAAGACGAAGGCGTGATCATGATCACCCCGGCGGCCACCAGCCCGGAAATCACCTCCCGTGGCTACAAGCTGATCTTCCGCACCATCGGCCTGGACAGCGCCCAGGGCCCGGCTGCCGGCAACTACATCGCCGACCACGTGAAGCCAAAAGTGGTTGCCGTCGTTCACGACAAGCAGCAATACGGTGAAGGCATCGCTACCGCCGTTAAGCAGACCCTCGAGAAGAAAGGCGTGAAAGTCGCCGTCTTTGAAGGCATCAACGCTGGCGATAAAGACTTCAGCTCGCTGATTCAGAAACTCAAGCAAGCCAACGTCGACTTCGTCTACTACGGCGGCTACCACCCTGAGCTGGGCCTGATCCTGCGCCAAGCCAAGGAAAAAGGCCTGGACGCCAAGTTCATGGGCCCAGAAGGCGTCGGCAACGACTCCATCTCGCAAATCGCCCAAGGCGCCTCCGAAGGCCTGCTGGTTACCCTGCCGAAGTCTTTCGACACCGATCCTGCCAACAAGGCAATCGTTGAAGAGTTCGCCAAGAACAAGCAGGACCCAACCGGTCCGTTCGTGTTCCCGGCCTACTCGGCTGTTGAAGTGATCGCCGGCGGTATCACTGCCGCGAAGAGCGAAGACACCGCCAAAGTGGCTGCTGCCATCCACGCCGGTAACTTCAAGACCCCAACCGGCGACCTGAGCTTCGACGCCAAGGGCGACCTGAAGGACTTCAAGTTCGTGGTCTACGAATGGCACTTCGGCAAACCAAAAACCGAAGTTTCCCCTCAGTAA